A genomic segment from Methanolobus zinderi encodes:
- the pstA gene encoding phosphate ABC transporter permease PstA yields MEIRRIEELIFRVLMILSLAIVVSSLLTVIGIILWKGLPALSLDMLTKTAEGGYYLGKGGGILNAIIGSLYLASASTILAFFLSIGIAFYLQKEYSGGTKLSNLTRLSLDILWGTPSIVYGAFGFTILMLFHMRASLLGGIIVLTLLELPIMTRSMEEVIKTVPYELKEASFSLGATRLETVQRVVAKQALPGLMTGVLIAFGRGIGDAASVLFTAGYTDRIPTSLFDATASLPLAIFFQLGTPLPQIQQKAYASAIILLIIILVINITARILSRKYARYIIK; encoded by the coding sequence ATGGAGATTCGAAGGATTGAGGAATTGATTTTTCGTGTATTGATGATACTGTCTCTTGCAATAGTAGTGAGCAGCCTCCTTACAGTGATCGGGATAATACTCTGGAAAGGCTTACCTGCTCTGAGCCTTGATATGCTCACAAAGACAGCAGAAGGCGGTTATTACTTAGGAAAAGGAGGAGGTATCCTGAATGCCATCATAGGTTCGCTGTATCTTGCATCGGCTAGTACTATACTGGCGTTTTTCCTGAGCATCGGGATTGCTTTCTATCTCCAGAAAGAATATTCTGGAGGAACAAAACTATCAAACCTGACACGCCTCTCACTTGATATTCTTTGGGGCACCCCTTCCATTGTGTACGGGGCATTTGGGTTCACAATTTTGATGCTTTTTCACATGAGAGCATCCCTGCTTGGGGGAATAATAGTTCTCACACTTCTGGAACTCCCTATCATGACGAGATCAATGGAAGAGGTCATAAAAACAGTTCCCTATGAACTTAAAGAAGCATCATTTTCCCTTGGAGCAACAAGACTTGAGACCGTACAGAGAGTTGTTGCAAAACAGGCTCTTCCCGGTCTTATGACCGGAGTGTTGATAGCTTTTGGAAGAGGAATAGGGGATGCCGCATCCGTACTTTTCACAGCAGGATATACTGATCGCATTCCCACTTCTCTTTTTGATGCCACAGCATCTCTCCCACTTGCTATATTTTTCCAGCTAGGGACGCCCCTGCCGCAGATTCAGCAGAAAGCATATGCATCGGCTATAATTCTCTTGATAATAATTTTAGTCATCAACATAACTGCAAGGATTCTTTCAAGAAAATATGCGAGATACATCATAAAATAG
- the pstB gene encoding phosphate ABC transporter ATP-binding protein PstB, protein MSETHIKIDNVKVFYSKKHALKNISVEIPKNQITAIIGPSGCGKSTLLKCMNRLIDLTDEVTYSGKILIDDEDIFDRKTDVVNIRKKMGLLAQKPTPLPMSIYENIAYGPKIHGMKKKRDLDIVVEKYLKLAGLWEEVKDRLKSPASQLSIGQQQRLCLARGLAVEPEIILCDEPTSALDPVSSQYIEQQLLKLKNDYTIVIVTHNIHQAMRLADYVIHLYLGEIIEHGQADEVLENPKDERTQAYINGTFLTETKIDRVRTCT, encoded by the coding sequence ATGTCCGAAACCCATATTAAAATCGATAATGTAAAAGTATTTTACAGCAAAAAACATGCGTTAAAGAATATATCCGTGGAAATACCGAAAAATCAGATCACTGCTATAATAGGCCCTTCTGGCTGCGGTAAATCCACGTTGCTCAAGTGCATGAACAGACTCATTGACCTTACAGATGAGGTTACCTATTCAGGGAAGATCCTGATAGACGACGAAGACATCTTTGACAGGAAAACAGATGTTGTAAACATCAGGAAGAAAATGGGATTACTTGCTCAGAAGCCCACCCCGCTTCCAATGTCTATTTACGAGAACATCGCATACGGTCCAAAAATTCATGGCATGAAAAAGAAACGTGATCTTGATATTGTTGTTGAGAAATATCTCAAGCTTGCCGGTTTGTGGGAAGAAGTCAAAGACAGACTAAAATCTCCGGCATCGCAGTTATCAATAGGTCAGCAACAGAGACTATGCCTTGCAAGAGGACTTGCAGTTGAACCGGAGATCATTCTCTGCGACGAGCCTACATCCGCCCTTGACCCCGTATCATCACAGTATATCGAGCAGCAGCTTCTGAAATTGAAGAATGACTATACCATTGTAATAGTCACGCACAATATCCACCAGGCAATGAGGCTTGCCGACTATGTAATTCATCTTTATCTCGGAGAAATAATCGAGCATGGTCAGGCTGATGAAGTATTAGAAAATCCAAAGGATGAGAGGACCCAGGCTTATATTAACGGAACTTTCCTTACGGAAACAAAAATCGACAGAGTTCGAACATGTACTTGA
- a CDS encoding IS1 family transposase (programmed frameshift), whose product MDCPKCNSFSNKKNGIINGRQRYKCHDCGYNYTVELKSTAFPRSVKRQALQLYLEGLGFRSIGRYLGVSHVSVQKWIKKFGQELEDLKSENEIGVVDLDEMHTYINQKKNYCWIWIAVDRTGKRFINCSFGNRGTKTGKELWRKLEKKQIGEVMTDSWRAYSEFLPENIHTTSKAETYTVEGYNSIFRHFLARLRRKTKCYTKSLEMLKYSVLLLMKYRNKELAMVD is encoded by the exons ATGGATTGTCCAAAGTGCAATAGTTTCAGTAACAAAAAGAATGGTATAATCAATGGACGTCAACGTTATAAATGTCATGATTGTGGATATAATTATACAGTCGAACTTAAATCAACTGCTTTTCCCCGATCGGTCAAAAGACAAGCCTTGCAGCTATATCTTGAAGGATTGGGATTTCGTTCAATCGGACGTTATTTAGGAGTTAGTCATGTTTCTGTCCAAAAATGGATAAAGAAATTTGGACAGGAGTTAGAGGATCTAAAAAGCGAAAACGAGATAGGTGTTGTTGACTTAGATGAAATGCATACTTACATCAACCAAAAAAAAA ATTACTGCTGGATCTGGATTGCTGTTGATAGAACTGGGAAAAGATTCATCAACTGCTCTTTTGGGAACAGAGGAACCAAAACTGGAAAAGAGCTCTGGAGAAAACTAGAGAAAAAGCAGATCGGAGAAGTAATGACCGATAGCTGGAGAGCATATTCAGAATTCCTTCCTGAGAACATTCATACAACCTCAAAGGCAGAAACATATACAGTAGAAGGATATAACAGTATATTCAGACACTTTCTGGCAAGACTGAGGAGAAAAACAAAGTGTTATACCAAAAGTCTTGAAATGCTAAAATACTCTGTTCTTCTGTTAATGAAGTATAGGAATAAAGAATTAGCTATGGTTGATTAA
- a CDS encoding ISH3 family transposase, producing MSFLASNSRTNSKLELRPKQCIDAVLKPLIDNIDIKINGQLSSKDLFNTAICMAVDKSSVHSASKHYQEIPCETSLRYHLRKLSLEELVQANQSILLQSSVSTLKPEKKYEFAIDFTNDPYYGKVDSSNEDYVIRSQAKKSTNSFYSYVSLSIINKNERYTLAVIPVERNKTKVDYLTYFIDLIDELDFNIKVLCLDREFYSVDVFEFLQNKDIPHITPVVRRGKAIKQLLKGRKARSAEYVMKNAQKKEVHLDIVIDVKYLKGKRGKYGCENLAFVVYGIKWSQRKVSNVYRRRFAIESSYRMRNIVKPRTSTKDVTFRYFFTLISFLLRNAWLCLQKKHFTIVKPGPITIDEDKFRFARFILFVEEWLRRKLRIQLVVQCLR from the coding sequence ATGTCATTTCTAGCATCCAATTCACGAACCAATTCTAAACTTGAATTAAGACCAAAACAATGTATTGATGCTGTTCTGAAACCACTTATAGATAATATCGATATCAAGATAAACGGTCAACTTAGCTCTAAAGATCTATTTAACACTGCCATATGTATGGCAGTGGATAAAAGTTCAGTTCATTCTGCGTCAAAACACTATCAAGAGATTCCCTGCGAGACATCTTTACGGTACCATCTCAGGAAACTAAGTCTTGAAGAGCTTGTTCAGGCAAATCAAAGCATTCTTCTTCAAAGTTCTGTCAGTACTCTAAAACCAGAGAAAAAGTATGAGTTTGCTATCGATTTTACAAATGATCCATATTATGGAAAAGTTGATTCATCCAATGAAGACTACGTGATACGTAGTCAGGCCAAGAAATCCACTAACTCTTTTTATTCATATGTATCACTCTCTATCATAAACAAGAACGAGAGATATACTCTTGCAGTTATTCCTGTTGAAAGGAATAAAACAAAGGTTGATTACCTCACTTATTTCATAGATCTTATCGATGAACTGGATTTCAATATCAAGGTGCTTTGTCTGGATCGAGAGTTCTATTCAGTTGATGTGTTTGAGTTCTTACAGAACAAAGATATCCCTCACATTACACCAGTCGTAAGAAGAGGAAAAGCAATCAAGCAACTGCTTAAAGGGAGAAAAGCAAGGTCTGCTGAATATGTAATGAAGAATGCTCAAAAGAAAGAAGTTCATCTGGATATTGTAATTGATGTCAAGTATCTGAAAGGTAAAAGAGGCAAATATGGGTGTGAAAACCTTGCTTTTGTTGTTTATGGAATTAAATGGTCTCAAAGGAAGGTTAGTAACGTCTACAGAAGACGGTTTGCTATCGAGTCATCATATAGGATGAGAAATATCGTTAAACCAAGAACATCAACAAAAGATGTAACTTTCAGATACTTCTTTACACTAATATCGTTCCTGCTGAGAAATGCATGGCTCTGTCTCCAGAAAAAACATTTCACAATAGTAAAACCGGGTCCAATAACCATTGATGAGGATAAGTTTAGATTTGCCAGGTTTATTCTGTTTGTTGAAGAATGGCTTAGGAGAAAGTTAAGAATCCAGTTAGTAGTGCAATGTTTAAGGTAA
- a CDS encoding PAS domain S-box protein, whose protein sequence is MGKDEHKPADSLWGDYPTGYRALFDNNHAAMLLIDSASLEIVDANSAACNFYGWSREEIISKKISDFSILPEQELIAKIQRAKDEKLDHCLFEHRLADGSRCNVDVHCIPLIVEDKERLCFTITRITDTKKQEITSEEAIVQSEKKYRELFENNISGILVTKSVRDGNGYPVDFIFLEVNDAFETHSGLKAEDVIGKHATEVYPGIENRKNTFIDIHRDVVLNGTPINVELYSEELKRHLSVTAYPVEKNIVVGVFEDITERKLMEEKLRKSEKRFRTLAENADDIVYSYEYVPKRRFTYISPAVTRISGYTPEEFYEDPDLPFKIMHPDDLPDTKNILKEHNERTTYTFRWIKKEGDVVWIEQKSLWHYDENGKVVAFEAIARDVTKNKQIEQELAENQEKYQMLADASFEGVIFHDNGVVIYANDAICRITGYSKEEILGNNILELAVHPDDIEITIEQMKNKVAQPYEVRAIRKDGTLYPAEVESYDVNYKGRRVRVAAIRDITERKRAEKELLESEERFKALHNASFGGIGIHDRGLILECNQGLSDMTGYSQEELIGMNGMLLIAEKDRDEVMEKIRSGYEKPYEAMLHCKNGSEYHIRLESRNIPYKGKEVRVTEFRNISKQKKAEEALRESERKYRGLFENNISGIVITEIITDEKGCPINYVFQEVNNAFEKHTGLKDEDVIGKRVTEVLPGIDKKKNTAFNLHKKVALTGIPTSIETYSEYLKRHYNINAYRVEENIVASVFQDITERKNAENKLIESEEKLRLFIEHAPVSLAMLDRDMRHIAVSRRWLEDTSATENIIGLSHYELYPNLSDEIKEAHQRALKGEIVRKEEDFVKLPDANEIWSRWEVRPWKAADGTIGGIIIFSENITERKEAEVALKESEALLNEVGTIAKIGGWEYDVASGTGKWTPEVYRIHEVELNSDISVADALDFYSADSRKIIEKAFNDAIKKAEPYDLELELITAKDNRKWVRVSGRPKVVDGKAVKITGTMQDVTNRKQAEIALQESERKYRGLFENNMNGILVTKSIRDENGYPVDFIFLDVNSAFEVHTGLRLEQVVGRRATEVYPGIEERENTFIHLHRDVILSGSPLNVEIYSEELEKHLSIAAYPVEEDIAAAVFHDVTERKNIETALKNSESQLRTLINTIPDLVWQKDVNGVYLSCNTKFEGFFGAKEEEIVGKTDYDFVDKELADLFRQKDIEALEAGRPLVNEEFITYAIDGHEEYLETRKCPMYDQDGKLIGVVGVGRDITERKHNEEKLRQSESLLNEVGILSRVGGWDFDVATGAVKWTPEIYKIFDLEPDFELAYGNTLEFYSTVSRKSVEKAFNDAIEKAEAYDLELELTTPKGNHKWVRTIGRPTMENGKVVKVTGSFQDITQRKNDENKLIESEEKLRSFIEHAPVAMAMLDRDMRHVAVSRYWIDKYSLADRNIIGISHYDLFPYLKEEHKEAHRRALNGEVVRKDEDYIVRANGSAEWVRWEVRPWKTASGAIGGIVIVTEDITERKQAQDKLLENKKLLSEVSRIGKIGGWELDLISGETTWTPEVAKIHELDTDRAASVEDGLSYYPPESREIIEKAVNDAIENAEPYELELEFVTAKGNNKWVRTSGYPKVVDGKVVKITGTLQDITEHKIAENKLLESEALLNEVQ, encoded by the coding sequence ATGGGGAAAGATGAACACAAGCCGGCGGATAGCCTTTGGGGTGACTATCCGACCGGATACAGAGCATTATTTGATAACAATCATGCAGCTATGCTTCTTATAGACTCCGCAAGTCTTGAAATCGTGGATGCAAACAGTGCCGCATGTAACTTTTACGGATGGTCACGGGAAGAGATTATCAGTAAAAAAATATCCGATTTTAGTATTTTACCGGAGCAGGAACTAATAGCTAAGATCCAAAGGGCAAAGGATGAAAAACTCGATCATTGCCTTTTCGAACATAGGCTTGCAGATGGATCCCGGTGTAATGTTGATGTTCATTGTATTCCTTTAATAGTTGAAGATAAGGAACGTCTCTGTTTTACAATAACCAGGATTACTGATACAAAGAAACAAGAGATAACTTCAGAGGAAGCCATAGTACAGAGCGAAAAAAAGTACCGTGAGCTTTTTGAGAACAATATTAGTGGCATACTTGTCACGAAAAGCGTCAGAGATGGGAACGGATATCCGGTCGATTTCATTTTTCTGGAAGTGAATGATGCCTTTGAGACACATAGCGGCTTGAAAGCTGAAGATGTAATAGGAAAGCATGCAACTGAAGTATATCCTGGTATCGAAAACAGGAAAAACACCTTTATCGATATACATCGGGATGTAGTACTTAATGGGACCCCTATAAATGTTGAATTATATTCTGAAGAATTAAAGAGACATCTTAGTGTCACTGCATATCCAGTAGAGAAGAACATTGTTGTTGGTGTTTTTGAGGATATTACCGAGCGTAAGTTGATGGAAGAAAAGCTCAGGAAAAGCGAAAAGCGATTCCGGACACTTGCCGAAAATGCTGACGATATAGTATACAGCTATGAATATGTCCCAAAAAGGCGATTCACTTACATCAGTCCCGCCGTCACAAGAATATCCGGTTACACTCCCGAAGAATTCTATGAAGACCCGGACCTGCCTTTCAAGATAATGCATCCTGACGATCTGCCTGATACAAAGAATATATTGAAAGAACATAACGAGAGAACCACTTACACTTTCCGCTGGATAAAAAAAGAGGGGGATGTAGTCTGGATCGAACAAAAGAGCCTCTGGCATTATGATGAAAATGGAAAGGTCGTAGCATTTGAAGCAATAGCCAGAGACGTTACTAAAAATAAACAAATAGAACAAGAGCTGGCAGAGAACCAGGAAAAATACCAGATGCTTGCTGACGCCTCCTTTGAGGGTGTTATCTTTCACGATAATGGTGTCGTGATCTATGCAAACGATGCCATATGCCGTATAACAGGATATTCAAAAGAAGAAATACTGGGAAACAATATCCTGGAACTGGCTGTCCATCCCGATGATATTGAAATCACCATAGAACAGATGAAAAATAAGGTTGCACAACCCTATGAAGTCCGAGCTATCAGAAAGGATGGTACCCTGTATCCGGCAGAAGTTGAATCCTATGATGTAAATTATAAGGGACGCCGGGTTCGTGTGGCAGCAATAAGGGATATCACTGAACGCAAAAGGGCAGAAAAGGAATTACTGGAAAGCGAAGAAAGGTTCAAAGCACTTCACAACGCATCCTTTGGAGGAATCGGCATCCATGACAGGGGTTTGATCCTTGAATGCAACCAGGGTCTTTCCGACATGACAGGTTATTCCCAGGAAGAGCTGATAGGAATGAACGGTATGCTTCTCATAGCAGAAAAAGACCGGGATGAAGTGATGGAAAAGATACGTAGTGGTTATGAGAAACCGTATGAAGCAATGCTACATTGTAAAAATGGCAGTGAATATCATATCAGGCTGGAATCAAGAAATATACCCTACAAAGGAAAAGAGGTAAGGGTTACTGAGTTCAGGAATATCAGCAAACAGAAAAAAGCAGAAGAAGCACTCAGAGAGAGTGAAAGAAAATACCGTGGACTTTTTGAGAACAATATTAGCGGCATAGTGATAACGGAAATTATCACGGATGAAAAAGGATGTCCAATAAATTATGTTTTTCAGGAAGTAAATAATGCTTTTGAGAAACATACAGGTCTCAAAGACGAAGATGTAATAGGAAAGCGTGTGACTGAAGTGTTGCCAGGTATTGATAAAAAGAAAAATACTGCCTTTAATCTGCACAAGAAGGTGGCACTTACCGGAATTCCTACCAGTATTGAAACATATTCAGAGTACTTAAAAAGACACTACAATATCAATGCCTACAGAGTTGAAGAGAATATTGTTGCTAGTGTTTTCCAGGATATCACTGAAAGAAAAAATGCTGAGAACAAACTGATTGAGAGTGAAGAAAAACTTAGGTTGTTCATAGAACATGCCCCGGTGTCGTTAGCGATGTTAGACCGAGATATGCGACATATAGCCGTAAGTCGTAGATGGCTTGAAGATACCAGCGCTACTGAAAATATCATCGGCCTGTCACATTATGAACTATACCCTAATCTGAGTGATGAAATCAAGGAAGCACATCAGCGAGCCCTGAAAGGAGAAATTGTCCGCAAAGAAGAAGACTTTGTTAAACTACCTGATGCAAATGAGATATGGTCACGCTGGGAGGTCAGGCCATGGAAAGCAGCTGATGGCACCATTGGCGGAATTATCATCTTCTCAGAGAATATCACTGAAAGAAAAGAAGCTGAAGTCGCACTAAAAGAAAGTGAAGCCCTTCTGAATGAGGTAGGAACCATTGCTAAGATAGGAGGATGGGAGTATGATGTGGCAAGTGGAACCGGCAAATGGACCCCCGAGGTTTACAGGATCCATGAAGTGGAACTCAACTCCGACATAAGTGTCGCAGATGCTCTTGATTTTTATTCAGCGGACTCAAGAAAGATCATTGAAAAAGCATTCAACGATGCTATCAAAAAGGCAGAACCATATGACCTTGAACTGGAATTGATCACTGCAAAAGACAATCGTAAGTGGGTCAGGGTAAGTGGCCGTCCAAAAGTGGTTGATGGTAAGGCTGTGAAAATAACAGGTACAATGCAGGATGTAACCAATCGTAAACAGGCTGAAATTGCACTTCAGGAAAGTGAAAGAAAATACCGTGGTCTTTTCGAGAACAACATGAATGGCATACTTGTCACGAAAAGCATCAGAGATGAGAACGGATATCCGGTTGATTTCATTTTTCTGGATGTGAACAGTGCTTTTGAGGTACATACCGGATTAAGACTCGAGCAGGTAGTAGGAAGACGTGCAACTGAAGTGTATCCCGGGATCGAGGAAAGGGAGAACACCTTTATCCATCTGCACAGAGATGTGATACTGAGCGGAAGTCCACTCAATGTTGAAATTTATTCTGAAGAACTGGAAAAACACCTCAGTATTGCTGCATATCCCGTAGAAGAGGACATTGCTGCTGCCGTATTCCATGATGTGACCGAACGCAAAAATATAGAGACAGCACTAAAGAATAGTGAAAGTCAACTGCGCACATTGATAAATACTATTCCTGATCTTGTATGGCAAAAGGATGTCAACGGAGTATACCTTTCATGTAATACCAAATTTGAGGGCTTCTTTGGTGCAAAGGAAGAGGAAATCGTTGGAAAGACCGACTATGATTTTGTTGATAAGGAACTTGCTGATCTATTCAGACAGAAAGACATAGAGGCACTAGAAGCTGGCAGGCCTTTAGTTAATGAGGAATTCATCACCTATGCAATTGATGGACACGAAGAATATCTGGAAACCAGAAAATGTCCCATGTATGATCAAGATGGGAAACTCATCGGAGTTGTGGGCGTTGGTAGAGATATCACAGAGCGTAAACATAATGAGGAAAAATTACGTCAAAGTGAATCTCTCCTGAATGAAGTAGGGATACTCTCCAGAGTTGGAGGATGGGACTTTGATGTGGCAACTGGAGCCGTTAAGTGGACGCCTGAGATTTACAAGATATTTGACCTGGAGCCTGACTTCGAACTTGCTTATGGAAATACACTGGAATTCTATTCTACTGTTTCAAGGAAAAGTGTGGAAAAAGCATTCAACGATGCTATAGAAAAAGCAGAAGCATATGATCTTGAGCTTGAATTAACTACTCCAAAAGGCAATCATAAATGGGTCAGGACGATCGGACGCCCAACGATGGAAAATGGAAAAGTTGTAAAGGTAACCGGATCATTCCAGGACATCACGCAACGCAAAAATGATGAGAATAAACTCATTGAGAGTGAGGAAAAACTTAGATCATTTATAGAACATGCACCTGTCGCAATGGCAATGCTGGACCGTGATATGCGACATGTGGCAGTGAGCCGTTACTGGATCGATAAATATTCTCTTGCTGACAGGAATATTATCGGAATATCCCATTATGATCTTTTTCCGTATTTAAAAGAAGAACACAAAGAGGCACATCGCCGTGCTTTGAATGGCGAAGTTGTCCGAAAAGATGAAGATTATATTGTGCGGGCTAATGGAAGTGCAGAATGGGTACGCTGGGAGGTCAGACCTTGGAAAACAGCCAGTGGAGCCATTGGTGGCATTGTTATCGTAACAGAAGATATAACTGAAAGAAAACAAGCACAAGACAAACTGCTTGAAAATAAAAAGCTTCTCAGTGAAGTCAGTCGGATAGGTAAAATTGGCGGATGGGAACTGGACCTCATATCTGGTGAAACTACATGGACACCTGAAGTTGCAAAGATACATGAGCTGGATACAGATAGGGCAGCAAGTGTTGAAGATGGCTTATCATATTACCCTCCTGAATCAAGGGAGATAATTGAAAAGGCAGTAAATGATGCCATTGAAAATGCTGAACCATATGAGCTTGAGCTGGAGTTTGTAACTGCTAAAGGAAACAATAAGTGGGTCAGAACAAGCGGTTATCCGAAAGTGGTAGATGGAAAGGTCGTTAAAATCACCGGCACATTGCAGGATATCACTGAGCACAAAATTGCAGAAAACAAACTGCTTGAAAGCGAAGCTCTACTCAATGAAGTTCAGTAG
- a CDS encoding class I SAM-dependent methyltransferase, with translation MRKTCIRVLKKEGEPIRRELIEREILDNSARIGSEGEYLYLPLTEEADAESLEDIPGNFKVTEYDFEEQKGQLKLEDLLDEVPHFEVVGDIALIEDDITEPEEVADAIMKVKKNVKTVLAALGPVEGEFRTRRFSTVAGEDRTDTIHKEYGCRYHIDLERAYFTPRLATERSRILEQVKEGQTVVDMFAGVGPYSIMIAKKSPDIRVIAIDKNPDAVEFLKNNIELNSASNVEAIEGDANLQAEKLGRVADHVIMNLPHNAQDFLDAAIKVCAPGAVIHYYDITPEDELFDSSLKLIEEAAGRADRRIKLIDQRVVRSYAPHQFNVCIEVKII, from the coding sequence ATGAGGAAAACGTGTATCAGGGTTTTGAAAAAAGAAGGCGAGCCGATCCGCAGGGAATTAATTGAAAGGGAGATACTGGATAATTCCGCACGAATCGGCTCCGAAGGAGAGTACCTGTACCTGCCTCTGACAGAAGAAGCAGATGCAGAGTCCCTTGAGGATATACCGGGAAATTTCAAAGTTACAGAATATGATTTCGAGGAGCAGAAAGGACAATTGAAACTTGAGGACCTTCTGGATGAAGTTCCCCATTTTGAAGTTGTGGGCGATATTGCGCTTATTGAGGATGACATTACAGAACCTGAGGAGGTGGCTGATGCCATCATGAAGGTAAAGAAAAATGTCAAAACCGTACTTGCAGCCCTCGGACCTGTGGAGGGAGAATTCAGGACCCGCAGGTTCAGTACAGTTGCGGGAGAGGACAGGACAGATACGATTCACAAGGAATACGGATGCAGATATCATATCGACCTTGAAAGGGCTTATTTTACGCCCCGTCTGGCTACGGAGCGCTCACGCATACTGGAGCAGGTCAAAGAAGGACAGACAGTAGTCGATATGTTTGCAGGTGTCGGACCCTACAGTATAATGATAGCTAAAAAAAGTCCCGACATACGCGTTATTGCCATCGACAAAAATCCCGATGCAGTAGAGTTTTTGAAAAATAATATAGAATTGAACTCGGCCAGCAACGTGGAAGCCATAGAAGGCGACGCAAATCTGCAAGCCGAAAAACTGGGCCGGGTTGCCGATCATGTGATCATGAACCTGCCACACAACGCACAGGATTTTCTTGATGCTGCAATAAAGGTATGTGCACCCGGTGCAGTGATCCACTATTATGACATCACACCGGAAGATGAGCTGTTTGACAGCTCTTTAAAGCTTATAGAAGAGGCTGCCGGGCGCGCAGACCGCCGGATCAAGTTGATTGATCAGCGTGTTGTCCGCTCTTATGCTCCCCACCAGTTCAATGTCTGTATCGAGGTCAAAATTATATGA
- a CDS encoding LysE family transporter, whose product MLELFEMLAIGFAVGMTGALVPGPMLFATIDTSLKKGWRAGPELVLGHAALELVICILILYGITAVSDNTILAISIIGGATLIIFGLLTIRGAKKASDPINEHTGTSTSPILAGIVTSASNPYFWIWWLAAGSALVLRGLEISMFAAAMFVIGHWTADLGYFTFVSASFSRGKKLMSPKLYERVLMSCGLFLVLFGSWFIIGV is encoded by the coding sequence ATGCTGGAATTATTTGAGATGCTGGCCATAGGTTTTGCTGTGGGAATGACAGGTGCACTTGTACCCGGTCCGATGCTTTTTGCCACAATAGATACATCCCTGAAAAAAGGATGGAGAGCAGGCCCGGAACTGGTCCTTGGTCACGCTGCTCTTGAGCTGGTGATCTGCATACTGATATTATACGGGATTACAGCTGTAAGTGACAATACTATTCTTGCGATCTCCATCATTGGAGGAGCCACACTGATAATTTTCGGCTTACTCACGATCAGAGGGGCAAAAAAAGCGTCTGATCCGATAAACGAACATACAGGAACGAGTACAAGCCCCATTCTTGCGGGAATTGTCACGTCAGCATCAAATCCATACTTCTGGATATGGTGGCTTGCTGCCGGCAGTGCACTTGTATTACGAGGACTTGAGATCAGCATGTTTGCCGCGGCAATGTTTGTTATCGGGCATTGGACAGCCGATCTTGGCTACTTCACTTTTGTTTCCGCATCCTTTAGCAGGGGAAAGAAGCTCATGTCACCAAAGCTTTATGAAAGGGTACTGATGTCTTGCGGGCTGTTCCTTGTCCTGTTCGGGTCATGGTTTATCATAGGTGTATGA